One genomic window of Candidatus Nitrosopumilus sediminis includes the following:
- a CDS encoding SIS domain-containing protein, which translates to MLYCFNFFTIVLLDVKTMDAIDTQGMYKVYDRWPEIARDAYHTDLEPVNYSGIDHIVFAGMGGSGAIGDLFASILSKNDIHVNVVKGYLLPKTVDANTLVVCTSISGNTVETLTVLESASRLPCKVTAFSSGGIMETICHSNKIVFRKIPMTHSPRASFVAFVYSMLHVLDSVLPIQKSDILESIENLVEQSAKISSANLSQNNMSLNLAEFLEGMPCIYYPHGLYAAAIRFKNSLQENSKMHAFTEDVIEACHNGIVAWEGSVNTCPVLIRGTQDYAKTQERWGIIKQYFDQNNTKYIEVKSVEGNILSKIVCLIYLLDYCSIYRAVITGVDPSPVKSIDFIKDRL; encoded by the coding sequence TTGTTATATTGTTTCAATTTTTTTACAATTGTGTTGCTTGATGTAAAAACAATGGATGCGATTGACACTCAAGGAATGTACAAGGTCTATGATAGATGGCCTGAGATTGCCAGAGATGCATACCATACTGATTTAGAACCAGTCAATTACAGTGGAATAGATCACATTGTCTTTGCGGGAATGGGTGGCTCTGGAGCTATCGGAGATTTGTTTGCATCTATACTGTCCAAGAATGACATTCACGTAAACGTGGTAAAGGGATATCTTTTGCCAAAGACAGTAGATGCAAACACGCTTGTGGTATGTACTAGTATCTCTGGAAACACTGTAGAAACCCTCACAGTACTGGAATCCGCATCAAGACTTCCATGCAAAGTAACTGCCTTTTCATCTGGCGGCATAATGGAAACAATTTGTCATTCCAACAAAATCGTGTTTCGTAAAATTCCAATGACCCACTCCCCTAGAGCTTCCTTTGTTGCTTTTGTTTACTCAATGTTGCATGTGCTAGATTCTGTTCTGCCAATCCAGAAATCTGACATTTTGGAATCAATTGAAAATCTTGTAGAGCAGTCTGCAAAAATATCGTCTGCAAATCTATCCCAAAATAATATGTCATTGAACTTGGCAGAATTCCTAGAGGGTATGCCATGTATCTATTACCCGCATGGTCTGTATGCTGCAGCCATTCGTTTTAAGAACTCGCTGCAGGAAAACTCCAAGATGCATGCATTTACCGAAGACGTAATCGAGGCATGTCACAACGGTATAGTTGCGTGGGAAGGAAGCGTTAACACATGTCCAGTGCTGATTCGCGGAACACAAGACTATGCAAAAACACAGGAAAGATGGGGGATAATAAAGCAGTACTTTGATCAGAACAATACCAAATACATAGAAGTAAAATCAGTTGAGGGCAACATACTATCAAAGATTGTCTGTTTGATTTACCTGCTTGATTACTGTTCCATATACAGGGCAGTAATCACTGGTGTGGATCCATCCCCTGTCAAATCTATTGATTTTATCAAGGACAGATTATAG
- a CDS encoding response regulator codes for MILDVSIPGYDGVYALKRIHRYDSAKMIMVTGDKTENTAERLRQIGPVAVLYKPYDFKELLKIINT; via the coding sequence GTGATTCTTGACGTATCCATACCAGGATATGACGGCGTGTATGCGCTTAAAAGAATACACCGCTATGACTCTGCCAAAATGATTATGGTCACAGGAGACAAGACAGAAAATACTGCTGAAAGGCTAAGACAGATAGGTCCTGTTGCAGTCCTGTACAAGCCTTATGACTTTAAGGAGTTGCTAAAGATAATTAACACATAA
- a CDS encoding glycosyltransferase family 4 protein produces the protein MNVLLFSQFFSTTKGGGEYVFKTIAKVLSENGHRVWVVTNDVKNESYEESENLRIVRVKPHLEYAGGIPPSFFDNIKYSINALFAGYKIAKKEKIEIIHSNNFAPVLAGSFLSMLAGIPHITTIHDVFSSYGKNFWTEWAKQPGTSQINARLVPFFEKLMIRLKAECIHTVSEATKNDIVQLGAKKPVQIIPNCILHKNPISVKTNSRQFVFIGRLVFYKNVQVLIRAASIVSEEFPDFKIIVAGDGPYRNMLEKLAEELDVNENIEFRGYVTPKEKEVVIAESNAMLFPSKIEGFGLVMLEAFQQKKAVIASDIPPMSEIIQDGKNGFLLDADNEKSWAEKIKIMIKDHDLSQSMGNTAYGILDKKYSTRSFYENIIKMYEGILRN, from the coding sequence TTGAATGTCCTGCTTTTTTCCCAGTTTTTTTCCACAACAAAAGGAGGAGGAGAATACGTTTTCAAGACAATTGCAAAAGTATTGTCAGAGAATGGTCACAGAGTATGGGTAGTCACCAATGATGTAAAAAACGAGTCATATGAAGAGTCAGAGAATCTCAGAATAGTCAGAGTAAAACCGCATCTAGAGTATGCCGGAGGAATTCCCCCCTCGTTTTTTGACAACATCAAGTATTCAATAAATGCGCTTTTTGCAGGATACAAAATTGCAAAAAAAGAAAAAATAGAGATAATACATTCAAATAATTTTGCACCAGTCCTTGCAGGATCATTTCTGTCCATGCTTGCAGGAATCCCACATATTACTACCATACATGATGTTTTCTCATCATATGGAAAGAATTTCTGGACAGAGTGGGCAAAACAACCAGGGACATCACAAATCAATGCAAGGTTAGTCCCATTCTTTGAAAAATTAATGATACGTCTAAAGGCAGAGTGCATCCATACGGTAAGCGAAGCTACAAAAAACGACATAGTACAACTTGGTGCAAAAAAGCCAGTACAGATAATTCCAAACTGCATTTTGCACAAGAACCCGATTTCTGTAAAGACAAATTCCAGACAGTTTGTTTTCATAGGAAGGCTTGTTTTTTACAAGAATGTCCAGGTACTGATCAGGGCCGCATCAATTGTCTCAGAGGAATTTCCAGACTTTAAGATAATAGTTGCAGGAGACGGCCCGTACAGAAACATGCTTGAGAAACTAGCAGAGGAACTGGATGTAAATGAGAACATAGAGTTTAGAGGATACGTAACTCCAAAAGAAAAGGAAGTAGTGATTGCAGAATCAAATGCAATGCTGTTTCCATCAAAAATTGAAGGGTTTGGGCTAGTTATGCTTGAGGCATTTCAGCAAAAAAAGGCAGTCATTGCATCGGACATACCTCCAATGTCAGAAATAATACAGGATGGTAAAAATGGATTCCTCTTAGATGCAGACAACGAAAAGTCATGGGCAGAGAAAATAAAAATAATGATAAAAGACCATGACCTGTCTCAATCTATGGGAAATACAGCATATGGAATTTTAGACAAAAAATATAGTACGAGATCATTTTATGAAAACATAATCAAAATGTATGAGGGTATTTTGAGAAATTAG
- a CDS encoding adenylate/guanylate cyclase domain-containing protein: MMVVRKQSQMRDKVQESLISFNGEYRNYCIGIVDIVNSTKIAAKMPPVSLGIYYSIFLNKMADIAVRFDASVVKNIGDSLLFYFPSTVNSADMKGFQNAIECGLSMIESRCMINNIMFESRLPSISYRVSIDYGTVLIAVTLYDTVDIFGPPVNVCAKINREAHPNGMVIGGDMFQMVKAISSYQFKQICSFSSGLKSSYPVYSILRRNALH; the protein is encoded by the coding sequence ATGATGGTTGTCAGAAAGCAAAGCCAAATGAGAGACAAGGTTCAAGAAAGTCTCATTTCGTTTAACGGTGAGTATAGAAACTATTGCATCGGAATCGTAGATATCGTAAATTCCACAAAGATTGCAGCAAAGATGCCACCAGTAAGTTTGGGAATATATTATTCCATATTTCTCAACAAGATGGCAGATATTGCAGTAAGGTTTGATGCAAGTGTTGTAAAAAATATAGGTGACAGCTTGCTGTTTTACTTTCCAAGTACGGTCAACTCTGCAGACATGAAAGGATTCCAGAATGCAATAGAGTGCGGTCTTTCCATGATAGAGTCACGATGTATGATCAACAACATAATGTTTGAAAGCAGGCTTCCATCAATTAGCTACAGAGTAAGCATCGATTATGGAACAGTACTCATTGCAGTTACGCTTTATGATACCGTAGACATATTTGGGCCGCCAGTCAATGTTTGCGCCAAGATAAACCGGGAGGCACATCCAAACGGGATGGTAATAGGCGGAGACATGTTCCAGATGGTAAAGGCGATTTCATCATACCAATTCAAACAGATCTGCAGCTTTTCATCGGGATTAAAGAGCAGTTATCCGGTATACTCTATTTTGAGAAGAAATGCTCTACACTGA